The following coding sequences are from one Paraburkholderia caballeronis window:
- a CDS encoding DNA-3-methyladenine glycosylase — MLIVPLRRDELPVDAVELARFMVGRYLVHDLATGRMAGRIVEMEAYPVGDPTSHAYIGRRLYNRSMFLERGHAYVRLTYGSSYMLNMSAEEADVGAGVLIRAVEPLEGLDAMSARRPGVPPRDLARGPGRLTMAFGIGAAFDGVDLCSGHGLWIGRVDERARRVGVTTRIGLSREMHRPLRFYEAGSPFVSGPRRLLSADLDSSPL; from the coding sequence CTGCTGATCGTGCCGCTGCGGCGCGACGAACTGCCGGTCGATGCCGTCGAACTCGCGCGCTTCATGGTCGGCCGGTACCTGGTGCACGACCTCGCAACCGGGCGCATGGCCGGCCGGATCGTCGAGATGGAGGCATACCCGGTCGGCGATCCGACGAGTCACGCGTACATCGGGCGGCGGCTGTACAACCGCTCGATGTTCCTCGAACGCGGACATGCGTATGTGCGGCTCACTTACGGGTCGTCGTACATGCTGAACATGTCGGCGGAGGAGGCGGACGTCGGCGCGGGCGTGCTGATCCGCGCGGTCGAGCCGCTCGAAGGGCTCGACGCGATGTCCGCGCGGCGACCCGGCGTGCCGCCGCGCGATCTTGCCCGCGGGCCGGGGCGGCTGACGATGGCGTTCGGGATCGGCGCGGCGTTCGACGGCGTCGATCTGTGCTCGGGACACGGGTTGTGGATCGGTCGCGTGGATGAGCGGGCGCGGCGGGTCGGCGTGACGACGCGGATCGGCCTGTCGCGCGAGATGCACCGGCCGCTCCGGTTTTACGAAGCGGGCAGCCCGTTCGTCAGCGGTCCGCGTCGGCTGTTGTCCGCCGATCTCGATTCGTCCCCCTTATGA
- a CDS encoding DUF4148 domain-containing protein, whose translation MKTRTLIQAALVAAVAIAPALSFAQDNQAPKTRAEVRAELIQLEQAGYNPATSNDATYPADIQAAEARVAHENAVAQAQGADATGYGPATAGTTQSGKASQATNPRNSVYFGN comes from the coding sequence ATGAAGACCCGTACCCTGATTCAAGCTGCCCTCGTCGCCGCCGTCGCTATCGCACCGGCGCTCTCGTTTGCTCAAGACAACCAGGCGCCGAAGACCCGCGCCGAAGTTCGCGCTGAACTGATCCAGCTCGAACAGGCTGGCTACAACCCGGCGACCTCGAACGACGCTACCTACCCGGCCGACATCCAGGCCGCCGAAGCGCGCGTCGCGCACGAAAACGCCGTCGCGCAGGCTCAGGGCGCGGATGCGACCGGCTACGGTCCGGCTACCGCCGGTACGACGCAGTCCGGCAAGGCGTCCCAAGCGACGAACCCGCGTAACTCGGTCTACTTCGGCAACTGA
- a CDS encoding FecR domain-containing protein: MTALRVTRPFADAFGLRASSLGLWFVASAVAFAAGAADAREPAARVAPPKPATVTYVTSKGDTLYDIAARYLRNPADWARLAQINRVDAPRRLPAGVKLLLPVALLRQDMPGANVLATSGPAQHAFRDGPYLPLIEGTQLVEGDRVRTGSEGFVTLELTDGSHLMIPPDTELDLSTLRQTVLTGTTDRVVSLRRGRVESEVTHATKKDDRFQIRSPSVVAGVRGTRFRVNYDRDSGSTAVEVIEGAVGVDASSQAPAAGVPLRASTQLVAANYGSVTARGGAIGAPVPLLAAPTLLNASKVQDGDDVAFDAAPVEGARGYRALIGRDAGLLDTIRDVRTDGPHIPVGALDDGTYFVRVTAISADGLEGMPGTYAFERRHMGIGASGGPADGVHSYQFRWFVDRRAESTSFRFVLAANPDLRTPLVDRPDVGGGHVVVSNLPAGVYYWSVVAGQFDRGRYYEKATPVQSFRLDR, translated from the coding sequence GTGACCGCGCTCCGCGTCACCCGGCCGTTCGCGGATGCGTTCGGCCTGCGGGCGTCGTCGCTCGGCTTGTGGTTCGTCGCCTCCGCAGTCGCATTCGCCGCGGGCGCGGCCGACGCCCGCGAGCCCGCCGCGCGCGTCGCGCCGCCGAAGCCGGCGACGGTCACCTACGTGACGAGCAAGGGCGATACGCTGTACGACATCGCCGCGCGTTATCTGCGCAATCCGGCCGACTGGGCGCGGCTCGCGCAGATCAACCGCGTGGACGCGCCGCGCCGGCTGCCGGCCGGCGTCAAGCTGCTGCTGCCGGTCGCGCTGCTGCGCCAGGACATGCCCGGCGCGAACGTGCTCGCGACGAGCGGCCCCGCGCAGCACGCGTTCCGCGACGGCCCGTATCTGCCGCTGATCGAAGGCACGCAACTGGTCGAAGGCGATCGCGTGCGCACTGGTTCCGAAGGTTTCGTCACGCTCGAACTGACGGACGGCTCGCATCTGATGATTCCGCCGGACACCGAACTCGATCTGTCGACGCTGCGGCAGACCGTGCTGACCGGCACGACCGACCGCGTCGTGAGCCTGCGGCGCGGGCGGGTCGAAAGCGAGGTCACGCACGCGACGAAGAAGGACGACCGCTTCCAGATCCGTTCGCCGTCGGTGGTCGCCGGCGTGCGCGGCACGCGCTTTCGCGTGAACTACGACCGCGACAGCGGCTCGACCGCGGTCGAGGTGATCGAAGGCGCGGTCGGCGTCGATGCGTCGTCGCAGGCGCCGGCGGCCGGCGTGCCGCTGCGCGCGTCCACCCAGCTCGTCGCCGCGAACTACGGCAGCGTGACCGCGCGCGGCGGCGCGATCGGCGCGCCGGTGCCGCTGCTCGCCGCGCCGACGCTCCTGAACGCGTCGAAGGTCCAGGACGGCGACGACGTGGCGTTCGACGCGGCGCCGGTCGAAGGCGCGCGCGGCTATCGCGCGCTGATCGGCCGCGACGCGGGCCTGCTCGACACGATCCGCGACGTGCGCACCGACGGTCCGCACATCCCGGTCGGCGCGCTCGACGACGGCACGTACTTCGTGCGCGTCACCGCGATCAGCGCGGACGGTCTCGAAGGGATGCCCGGCACCTATGCGTTCGAGCGCCGCCATATGGGCATCGGCGCGTCCGGCGGTCCGGCCGACGGCGTGCACAGCTACCAGTTCCGCTGGTTCGTCGACCGCCGCGCGGAGAGCACCAGCTTCCGCTTCGTGCTTGCCGCTAATCCCGACCTGCGCACGCCGCTCGTCGATCGCCCAGACGTCGGCGGCGGCCACGTCGTCGTCAGCAACCTGCCGGCCGGTGTCTATTACTGGTCGGTCGTCGCCGGACAGTTCGACCGGGGCCGCTACTACGAGAAGGCCACCCCGGTCCAGTCGTTCCGGCTCGACCGGTGA
- a CDS encoding CBS domain-containing protein: MTSVAQILKSKQDQVVFTIAASDSVYNAIRLMAEKQIGALVVTDGNAIVGIVTERDYARKVVLMDRASKSTPVSEIMSPHVRFVQLDQTTYDCMALMTERRMRHLPVLEGGKLIGMVSIGDLVKEIIAEQQFTIEQLEHYITGSPAA; the protein is encoded by the coding sequence ATGACTAGCGTCGCACAGATATTGAAATCGAAGCAGGATCAGGTGGTGTTCACGATCGCCGCGTCCGATTCCGTCTACAACGCGATCAGGTTGATGGCCGAGAAGCAGATCGGCGCGCTGGTCGTGACGGACGGGAATGCGATCGTCGGCATCGTCACGGAGCGCGACTACGCGCGCAAGGTGGTGCTGATGGATCGCGCGTCGAAATCGACCCCGGTGAGCGAGATCATGAGCCCGCACGTGCGCTTCGTTCAACTCGACCAGACGACCTACGACTGCATGGCGCTGATGACCGAACGGCGGATGCGGCACCTGCCGGTGCTGGAAGGCGGGAAGCTGATAGGGATGGTGTCGATCGGCGACCTCGTGAAGGAAATCATCGCCGAGCAGCAGTTCACGATCGAACAGCTGGAGCACTACATCACGGGGAGCCCGGCTGCCTGA
- a CDS encoding SH3 domain-containing protein → MQKRDTARVLVAMAALAGLAWPSAQAFAQVSAYTSSPVNLYAGPSGDYPVVSGIGAGVPVTVMGCVSDYSWCDVALPDLRGWVYAAYLSYPYQGEYVPLEGYGSVIGLPIIGFSLGTYWGSFYRDRPWYGERDRWAHVPSPGYGGRPSGSPPRMRPPEGGYAPGSYGRPPEGGRPPAPPQGGMRPPEPERPGQPPAGGHQWGQPPGFAGNTRGDGGAPRPAPGGNYGQPHPMSPEGGGRPPAPQPDRGFHPGGPGGGFEHGGAPAMRAPAPMPAPGRPAGPPPQGGGHPSGEGGGNRGEGRQPG, encoded by the coding sequence ATGCAGAAGCGCGATACGGCGCGCGTCCTCGTGGCGATGGCCGCGCTCGCCGGCCTTGCCTGGCCTTCGGCGCAGGCGTTCGCTCAGGTGTCCGCGTACACGAGCAGCCCGGTCAATCTTTATGCGGGACCGTCCGGCGACTATCCGGTCGTGTCGGGGATCGGGGCCGGGGTGCCGGTTACGGTGATGGGCTGCGTCAGCGACTATTCGTGGTGCGACGTCGCGCTGCCCGACCTGCGCGGCTGGGTCTATGCCGCGTATCTGTCATATCCGTATCAGGGCGAATACGTGCCGCTGGAGGGATACGGCTCGGTGATCGGGCTGCCGATCATCGGCTTCTCGCTCGGCACGTATTGGGGCAGCTTCTATCGCGACCGGCCGTGGTACGGCGAGCGCGACCGCTGGGCGCACGTGCCGTCGCCGGGTTATGGCGGCCGTCCGTCGGGGTCGCCGCCGCGCATGCGTCCGCCGGAAGGCGGGTATGCGCCGGGATCGTATGGGCGTCCGCCGGAAGGAGGCCGTCCGCCCGCGCCGCCGCAGGGCGGCATGCGTCCGCCGGAGCCCGAGCGTCCTGGCCAGCCGCCGGCGGGCGGTCATCAATGGGGGCAGCCGCCGGGGTTTGCCGGCAACACGCGCGGCGATGGCGGCGCGCCGCGGCCCGCGCCCGGCGGCAACTACGGCCAGCCGCATCCGATGTCGCCTGAAGGGGGCGGACGCCCGCCCGCGCCGCAGCCGGATCGCGGTTTCCATCCCGGCGGTCCGGGCGGCGGTTTCGAGCACGGTGGCGCGCCCGCGATGCGCGCGCCGGCGCCGATGCCCGCACCGGGCCGGCCCGCGGGGCCTCCGCCGCAGGGCGGCGGTCATCCGTCAGGCGAGGGTGGAGGCAATCGGGGCGAGGGGCGGCAGCCAGGTTGA
- the ribA gene encoding GTP cyclohydrolase II, whose product MPTLPESPCASGENANECVVLDATASLPTRYGTFTSCVYRVKDGGAEHLALVMGDVGNGEPVLTRLHSECLTGDVLGSYRCDCGEQLDLALHYIAAEGRGVLLYLRGHEGRGIGLSNKIRAYALQEQGRDTVEANLDLGLPDDAREYDSAAAILRLLNVSSVRLMSNNPKKFDTLAKHGIPVQERVALAIPVREENERYIRTKQAKFGHYYFEENE is encoded by the coding sequence ATGCCTACGCTTCCCGAGTCGCCTTGCGCCAGCGGCGAGAATGCCAACGAATGCGTCGTGCTCGACGCCACCGCGTCGCTGCCGACCCGCTACGGCACGTTCACGTCCTGTGTCTATCGCGTGAAGGACGGCGGCGCCGAGCATCTCGCGCTCGTGATGGGCGACGTCGGGAACGGCGAACCCGTGTTGACCCGGCTCCACTCCGAATGCCTGACCGGCGACGTGCTCGGCTCGTATCGCTGCGATTGCGGCGAACAGCTCGATCTCGCGCTGCACTACATCGCGGCCGAAGGGCGCGGCGTGCTGCTGTACCTGCGCGGCCACGAGGGCCGCGGCATCGGACTGTCGAACAAGATTCGCGCGTATGCGCTGCAGGAGCAGGGCCGCGACACTGTCGAAGCGAATCTCGATCTCGGATTGCCGGACGACGCGCGCGAATACGATTCGGCGGCTGCGATCCTGCGTCTGCTGAACGTGTCGTCGGTGCGGCTGATGAGCAATAATCCGAAGAAATTCGACACGCTGGCGAAGCACGGCATTCCGGTGCAGGAGCGGGTTGCGCTCGCGATCCCGGTGCGCGAGGAAAACGAGCGCTACATCCGCACCAAACAGGCCAAGTTCGGCCATTACTACTTCGAAGAAAACGAATAA
- a CDS encoding response regulator transcription factor — translation MRIAVLDDDPAQTDFICQTLTAAGHACHAFAKGGELVKQLRRQTFDLLVLDWNVPDMAGDQVLHWVRQSLSTRLPVLFMTSRSRETDIAAMLNSGADDYVVKPVSAPVLIARVGSLLRRAYQLQPPTLKETFGTYEFDLKMRQASVSGRPVALTQKEFDLALLLFQHLSRPLSRAHILDVIWKQSTDIPSRTMDTHVSMLRSKLGLRPENGYRLTPIYGYGYRLERVDGDDA, via the coding sequence ATGAGAATCGCAGTACTGGACGACGATCCGGCCCAGACCGACTTCATCTGTCAGACCTTGACGGCGGCGGGGCATGCCTGCCATGCGTTCGCGAAGGGCGGCGAACTGGTCAAACAGTTGCGCCGGCAGACATTCGATCTGCTGGTGCTCGACTGGAACGTGCCGGACATGGCCGGCGACCAGGTGTTGCACTGGGTGCGTCAGAGCCTGTCGACGCGTCTGCCGGTGCTGTTCATGACGAGCCGCAGCCGCGAGACCGACATCGCCGCGATGCTGAACAGCGGCGCCGACGACTACGTCGTGAAGCCGGTGTCCGCGCCGGTGCTGATCGCGCGCGTCGGCTCGCTGCTGCGCCGCGCGTACCAGTTGCAGCCGCCGACACTGAAGGAAACGTTCGGCACCTACGAGTTCGATCTGAAGATGCGCCAGGCGTCGGTCAGCGGCCGGCCGGTCGCGCTCACGCAGAAGGAGTTCGACCTCGCGCTGCTGCTGTTCCAGCACCTGAGCCGCCCGCTGTCGCGCGCGCACATCCTCGACGTGATCTGGAAGCAGTCCACCGACATTCCGTCGCGGACGATGGACACGCACGTGTCGATGCTGCGCTCGAAGCTCGGCCTGCGGCCGGAAAACGGCTACCGGCTGACGCCGATCTACGGCTACGGCTACCGTCTCGAACGCGTGGACGGAGACGACGCGTGA